The proteins below are encoded in one region of Mauremys reevesii isolate NIE-2019 linkage group 15, ASM1616193v1, whole genome shotgun sequence:
- the RSAD1 gene encoding radical S-adenosyl methionine domain-containing protein 1, mitochondrial isoform X2: MAAPGWLRPRARLAAALRCVRAPRNWKPRAQQPPRAEPVQAALYVHWPYCQKRCSYCNFNKYIPRGLDEESVRSCLTREAQTLIRLSQVQRISSVFFGGGTPSLASPLTIAAVLETVSRCAHLAADAEITLEANPTSAGASRLAGFRASGVNRLSIGIQSLDDAELRLLGRNHTADEALGTLEEAKKLFPGRTSVDLIFGLPDQSVSSWAGGLEELLQLCDDHVSLYQLTLERGTSLFKQVQRGSLPVPKQEVVAEMYESAREMLRDVGFRQYEVSNFARNGALSTHNLSYWQGSQYIGIGPGAHGRFVPRAHGESLREARIQTLEPDSWMKEVLAFGHGTRKRIVLSPLEVLEEVLVLGLRTDTGITHQHWQQFAAGLSLGDMFGSSEEVKELEDQGLLLLDNRGLRCSWKGLAVLDSLLLALLNQLQQSWADRTAHRT; this comes from the exons ATGGCGGCGCCGGGCTGGCTGCGCCCTCGGGCCCGGCTGGCCGCGGCCCTGCGCTGCGTCCGAGCGCCGCGCAACTGGAAGCCTCGGGCGCAGCAGCCGCCCCGCGCGGAGCCGGTCCAGGCGGCCCTGTACGTGCAC TGGCCGTACTGCCAGAAACGCTGCAGCTACTGCAACTTCAACAAGTACATCCCCCGGGGCCTGGACGAGGAGTCCGTGAGGAGCTGTCTCACTCGGGAAGCCCAGACCCTGATCCGCCTCAGCCAAGTCCAGAG GATCAGCTCGGTGTTCTTCGGTGGGGGCACCCCGAGCCTGGCCAGCCCGCTCACCATCGCTGCTGTCCTGGAGACCGTCTCCCGCTGCGCCCACTTGGCAGCAGACGCCGAGATCACTCTGGAAGCCAATCCCACCTCGGCAGGTGCCTCGCGGCTGGCGGGATTCCGGGCGTCGGGCGTCAATCGCCTCTCCATCGGCATCCAG TCCTTGGACGATGCGGAGCTGAGGCTCCTTGGGAGGAACCACACGGCTGATGAGGCTCTGGGGACCTTGGAAGAGGCAAAGAAGCTGTTTCCCGGTCGCACATCCGTTGACCTCATCTTTGGCCTCCCTGATCAGAGTGTTTCCTCGTGGGCCGGGGGATTAGAAGAACTGCTTCAGCTGTGTGATGACCATGTGTCTCTGTACCAGCTGACACTGGAGAGGGGCACCTCCCTCTTCAAGCAGGTCCAGCGGGGCTCTCTGCCCGTGCCCAAGCAGGAGGTGGTGGCGGAGATGTATGAATCTGCCCGGGAGATGCTGCGGGACGTGGGATTCCGGCAGTACGAGGTCTCCAATTTTGCCAGGAAT ggggcgctcAGTACCCACAACCTGTCCTATTggcaaggcagccagtacataggGATTGGGCCAG GAGCTCATGGGAGGTTTGTGCCGCGAGCACATGGCGAGAGCCTTCGGGAAGCCAGGATACAGACCCTGGAGCCGGACAGCTGGATGAAGGAGGTGCTGGCCTTTGGACACGGGACCCGGAAGCGGATTGTGCTGAGCCCGCTGGAGGT GTTGGAGGAGGTGTTGGTCCTGGGGCTCCGCACGGACACTGGAATCACACACCAG CACTGGCAGCAGTTTGCCGCCGGCCTGAGCCTGGGGGACATGTTTGGAAGTTCAGAGGAAGTGAAAGAGCTGGAGGATCAGGGCTTGCTGCTTTTGGACAATAG GGGGCTCAGGTGCTCTTGGAAAGGTTTGGCGGTGCTGGACTCTCTCCTGCTGGCCCTTCTCAACCAGCTCCAGCAGTCCTGGGCAGACAGAACAGCCCATCGGACCTGA
- the RSAD1 gene encoding radical S-adenosyl methionine domain-containing protein 1, mitochondrial isoform X1, whose protein sequence is MAAPGWLRPRARLAAALRCVRAPRNWKPRAQQPPRAEPVQAALYVHWPYCQKRCSYCNFNKYIPRGLDEESVRSCLTREAQTLIRLSQVQRISSVFFGGGTPSLASPLTIAAVLETVSRCAHLAADAEITLEANPTSAGASRLAGFRASGVNRLSIGIQSLDDAELRLLGRNHTADEALGTLEEAKKLFPGRTSVDLIFGLPDQSVSSWAGGLEELLQLCDDHVSLYQLTLERGTSLFKQVQRGSLPVPKQEVVAEMYESAREMLRDVGFRQYEVSNFARNGALSTHNLSYWQGSQYIGIGPGAHGRFVPRAHGESLREARIQTLEPDSWMKEVLAFGHGTRKRIVLSPLEVLEEVLVLGLRTDTGITHQHWQQFAAGLSLGDMFGSSEEVKELEDQGLLLLDNSVGYRQPWEGEVLVWPWNILNDLLAHRQECYSVNKSLCCVFGSSKIRLNPGALP, encoded by the exons ATGGCGGCGCCGGGCTGGCTGCGCCCTCGGGCCCGGCTGGCCGCGGCCCTGCGCTGCGTCCGAGCGCCGCGCAACTGGAAGCCTCGGGCGCAGCAGCCGCCCCGCGCGGAGCCGGTCCAGGCGGCCCTGTACGTGCAC TGGCCGTACTGCCAGAAACGCTGCAGCTACTGCAACTTCAACAAGTACATCCCCCGGGGCCTGGACGAGGAGTCCGTGAGGAGCTGTCTCACTCGGGAAGCCCAGACCCTGATCCGCCTCAGCCAAGTCCAGAG GATCAGCTCGGTGTTCTTCGGTGGGGGCACCCCGAGCCTGGCCAGCCCGCTCACCATCGCTGCTGTCCTGGAGACCGTCTCCCGCTGCGCCCACTTGGCAGCAGACGCCGAGATCACTCTGGAAGCCAATCCCACCTCGGCAGGTGCCTCGCGGCTGGCGGGATTCCGGGCGTCGGGCGTCAATCGCCTCTCCATCGGCATCCAG TCCTTGGACGATGCGGAGCTGAGGCTCCTTGGGAGGAACCACACGGCTGATGAGGCTCTGGGGACCTTGGAAGAGGCAAAGAAGCTGTTTCCCGGTCGCACATCCGTTGACCTCATCTTTGGCCTCCCTGATCAGAGTGTTTCCTCGTGGGCCGGGGGATTAGAAGAACTGCTTCAGCTGTGTGATGACCATGTGTCTCTGTACCAGCTGACACTGGAGAGGGGCACCTCCCTCTTCAAGCAGGTCCAGCGGGGCTCTCTGCCCGTGCCCAAGCAGGAGGTGGTGGCGGAGATGTATGAATCTGCCCGGGAGATGCTGCGGGACGTGGGATTCCGGCAGTACGAGGTCTCCAATTTTGCCAGGAAT ggggcgctcAGTACCCACAACCTGTCCTATTggcaaggcagccagtacataggGATTGGGCCAG GAGCTCATGGGAGGTTTGTGCCGCGAGCACATGGCGAGAGCCTTCGGGAAGCCAGGATACAGACCCTGGAGCCGGACAGCTGGATGAAGGAGGTGCTGGCCTTTGGACACGGGACCCGGAAGCGGATTGTGCTGAGCCCGCTGGAGGT GTTGGAGGAGGTGTTGGTCCTGGGGCTCCGCACGGACACTGGAATCACACACCAG CACTGGCAGCAGTTTGCCGCCGGCCTGAGCCTGGGGGACATGTTTGGAAGTTCAGAGGAAGTGAAAGAGCTGGAGGATCAGGGCTTGCTGCTTTTGGACAATAG TGTCGGTTATCGTCAGCCTTGGGAAGGAGAAGTCCTTGTGTGGCCGTGGAACATTTTGAATGACCTTCTGGCCCACAGACAAGAATGCTACAGTGTCAACAAAAGTTTATGTTGTGTATTCGGCAGTTCCAAAATCAGATTAAATCCTGGGGCTCTGCCCTAG
- the RSAD1 gene encoding radical S-adenosyl methionine domain-containing protein 1, mitochondrial isoform X3 codes for MRAPRARSRWPYCQKRCSYCNFNKYIPRGLDEESVRSCLTREAQTLIRLSQVQRISSVFFGGGTPSLASPLTIAAVLETVSRCAHLAADAEITLEANPTSAGASRLAGFRASGVNRLSIGIQSLDDAELRLLGRNHTADEALGTLEEAKKLFPGRTSVDLIFGLPDQSVSSWAGGLEELLQLCDDHVSLYQLTLERGTSLFKQVQRGSLPVPKQEVVAEMYESAREMLRDVGFRQYEVSNFARNGALSTHNLSYWQGSQYIGIGPGAHGRFVPRAHGESLREARIQTLEPDSWMKEVLAFGHGTRKRIVLSPLEVLEEVLVLGLRTDTGITHQHWQQFAAGLSLGDMFGSSEEVKELEDQGLLLLDNSVGYRQPWEGEVLVWPWNILNDLLAHRQECYSVNKSLCCVFGSSKIRLNPGALP; via the exons ATGCGCGCGCCCCGTGCCCGATCCCGT TGGCCGTACTGCCAGAAACGCTGCAGCTACTGCAACTTCAACAAGTACATCCCCCGGGGCCTGGACGAGGAGTCCGTGAGGAGCTGTCTCACTCGGGAAGCCCAGACCCTGATCCGCCTCAGCCAAGTCCAGAG GATCAGCTCGGTGTTCTTCGGTGGGGGCACCCCGAGCCTGGCCAGCCCGCTCACCATCGCTGCTGTCCTGGAGACCGTCTCCCGCTGCGCCCACTTGGCAGCAGACGCCGAGATCACTCTGGAAGCCAATCCCACCTCGGCAGGTGCCTCGCGGCTGGCGGGATTCCGGGCGTCGGGCGTCAATCGCCTCTCCATCGGCATCCAG TCCTTGGACGATGCGGAGCTGAGGCTCCTTGGGAGGAACCACACGGCTGATGAGGCTCTGGGGACCTTGGAAGAGGCAAAGAAGCTGTTTCCCGGTCGCACATCCGTTGACCTCATCTTTGGCCTCCCTGATCAGAGTGTTTCCTCGTGGGCCGGGGGATTAGAAGAACTGCTTCAGCTGTGTGATGACCATGTGTCTCTGTACCAGCTGACACTGGAGAGGGGCACCTCCCTCTTCAAGCAGGTCCAGCGGGGCTCTCTGCCCGTGCCCAAGCAGGAGGTGGTGGCGGAGATGTATGAATCTGCCCGGGAGATGCTGCGGGACGTGGGATTCCGGCAGTACGAGGTCTCCAATTTTGCCAGGAAT ggggcgctcAGTACCCACAACCTGTCCTATTggcaaggcagccagtacataggGATTGGGCCAG GAGCTCATGGGAGGTTTGTGCCGCGAGCACATGGCGAGAGCCTTCGGGAAGCCAGGATACAGACCCTGGAGCCGGACAGCTGGATGAAGGAGGTGCTGGCCTTTGGACACGGGACCCGGAAGCGGATTGTGCTGAGCCCGCTGGAGGT GTTGGAGGAGGTGTTGGTCCTGGGGCTCCGCACGGACACTGGAATCACACACCAG CACTGGCAGCAGTTTGCCGCCGGCCTGAGCCTGGGGGACATGTTTGGAAGTTCAGAGGAAGTGAAAGAGCTGGAGGATCAGGGCTTGCTGCTTTTGGACAATAG TGTCGGTTATCGTCAGCCTTGGGAAGGAGAAGTCCTTGTGTGGCCGTGGAACATTTTGAATGACCTTCTGGCCCACAGACAAGAATGCTACAGTGTCAACAAAAGTTTATGTTGTGTATTCGGCAGTTCCAAAATCAGATTAAATCCTGGGGCTCTGCCCTAG